In Mya arenaria isolate MELC-2E11 chromosome 1, ASM2691426v1, the genomic stretch gcactctactCCCAGATTGACCacaatttataattttgttttaaaattccaaaaaggatgaataaatgtcaaaaataatggttcttatgaaggataccgagatttatttgaaagaaaatgagcATAAACACGGTATcattaccttatgagactatagtaaaccacagtaaattttagcattcaccaatcattttatatttagcGCTTTTCGCCATTAATTCAcggttacaaacttgttatcagtagttaacattttccatatatgcattatgtagtaaatagttaaaggtttatcattcaaaattaatgtttgttattcatgggtatgtattgattttgaatagaGTGCCACTTTAAGTCGACGAATGAAAAAATTCTTAATAAGAAAATCACGAAcagtgatttattttcatttgaccTACCTTGGCAATGTGGCATTGTTCCCCAGTTGCCAGACGCATCGCACATAACATGGCTTACACCTTTGACATGAAACCGGGGGGGCAACTAACTTGACATGGTTCATTGTATGCGGCCTCCAGACATGATGATCTTCCATTCTTAATGGGCGGAAGCGGTTGACATTTGATAGCTGAAAATAAGAATTGGATGCTCATGCGTGTGCACATACAGTTAAACAATGAGTAATAACATTAGTGCAAGAGCGCCGAGGACGAACGCCAACGCTGGTAAGTTCTTTTAACTAAATACGGGCTTAAATCTACACTTCTTAAAACGAGGGATACAAACTCACTCCACATGTACTCGTTTAATCTGGGAATATGCATTCAAAGATTCATATAGTGATATTGAATGATGCTTAAGATATGACCAAATTAAAGGTTCTGCATGCTTTTCTTCGAGGGATTTAACTTGACACTTATTACAGCTACGATTATGGCCTTAATACACATGTGCAATTTGTGACTAGTCAcgtatatatatgtgaatatttaaaacgttATGACCACGTTTAAGCTTTTGCGTTACTAAAAAggataaaaattgaacactTATCTAATCCATAGTAATAAGCCTTTAGATACGAAGAGTAATGTAAATATCTTGAATtgtattaaaactgttaatgCACATTACTTAACGATTATGAAAAGCAAGCGTTAcgggccttgctgtacatctGCGCATTTCTTCAACGAGTACCAAATGTCACTCGAATATCTTACGCGGTCGTAGAGTTATAACACGGAAAACGTTTTTAGCCATAAGACACCGACGCCCACGACACCAAGCATGACAATAAATCgacttttattttgacaaaaggACGAGCGAAAAAGATAGCAGAACACAGCAGAAGGTCGATTTTATCATTATTGGAATTGTAATTAAGATTAGtcttataatattaaaaaaaacaattgatataCCACACTTACGTTTACAATCAAGTGCTTTTGATGGATTCCATGTTCCAGTCTTTGTGCACTGTGTCATTGAACGTGGAGATATATATCCTCTGTCACACTTCAAAGCGCATTTCGTACCGAATATATTACGATTATCACTATTTGTACAGTCTAGTTTGCCGTATTCGGCCAAGGCGGACTTCCACAGCGGATCacttaaatgaaatatcacTTATAAGCAAAGGTTTAATACAATGTacctaaatatttaaaatgaaccCAAACTCACTCTTCCACGCGCGCTTTAACTTTATTTAGTCTTCATTAGTTTAAAATggactcttattcaaaatcaattcatacacatgcataacaaatatagattttgagtgataaacctgtAACTTCTGACTAATAATGAATTTTAGGGAAatactaattactgataacacgattggtgtatttcatagctgaacacgcaacaatattaaatgattggtgagtgttaATACATGAACTGTGATTTACTATCGTCTTTAATAGAGTATAATATGCGATTCAAAATCAACataaattaatgcttttattaatcTTCAATATATTAAGTTAGGATTACTTTTAGAggaattatgatattttatgactTAATGAATATTCCTACATATGTGATCATTAGGGAATTTACGGTATTTATGTGGTCATGATAATTGATTAATGTTAACTGTTATTTCATGATGCCGGTCACCTGACCAGTCATGTGATTAATATCGAATTGATGGTTCTCAAACaggttttaatgtttttctcattaatattcattttatttttagtaaccaATGGTTATATATGTTTCTTGAGTTTTTAACCAATGAATGTCTTTTTTCTCAAGCTTTTGGTGAACCTTAGGCAAATAATGAGGcctagaaaataaatgttttatatatattattattaggtttatataagaatgtcatttttatcCTAGCGGAATGGTGTTAACGTTTTCTTATGTACAAgtatttaaggttttaaactacatattgaaaaagaattaaaaaaaatattattttttatttatgttttcacactgactataaaaacggtagggtcggcgcctatccgtaggtagggtcgggttatctgaaccaaatgtatttttttatcaggCCTGATTCTCATGAACATTCTGATTTTAGTTTCTGGCGTGAAAACttctcaaaataatttaataaaatttcatttggaGGAAAACATCAAACTGAAGGTATTTGCTTCTTTTATTTTGATTCTACTTGAATTGCAATTAATagtcaaatatttgttatttgagATTTATTATTGCTGGAATTTGAcatggtatttcaataaataatctaatgtttattaaaatgcatgtttcaGCATTTGCATACAACATGTAGTCGAGGTTGAGCGAGAGGTCTTCGCTGTCAGTTTTGTAGTCTACTAGAGGTTATACTCAAGGTGAGTGTGTTTATGTAAAACAAGAATAGTCAATTTCTTTGTATTGTGTtccatattattaataatattaacgGTTTTAATAACCTACATAAATTAATGGAATTcgttgtatttgtgtattttgtctTATGTTCTATTGcttgtatttgtgtacattgttttatttacaattaaattataGATATGTACGATGTTTGTTTCAGGGCTTAAAATTAGCTCAGCTCacatatcatattattatataaaaacttaaatttaatacatcagaaaataaagaactgaAAATACTCACGCCTTAACTATCTGGATCAATATTTTAAGACTCATTAAGACTATTTTAAGAGTcctgtgctgttctatgttcatgtttgtgattttgtgttctatgtctttggcgtttgcccattgccactaaaccgggtttatgtttaaactttttactactgagcatgtttctgtagctttttgcataaatataaaaacatggaTATAACAGTCTTATacggcagaaataccatgttttctgcacctttatttcaattaaactcCGTATCCTTctataaatcattgtttatgacatttattcatcattttttggtATATGCAAACACTTGTATTAATTGCGGTGAATCGTATTTGGGATTAAGAGTACACCTTTTTAAGcaattgaatataataaaattcacagtcataataataatgactCCGCTATTTCATTGTTGTGCCTAACAATATGGAGCTAAAATTGTGGTAAGGGGATTGCATATATTAGGCAGAAAAAgttctttttttcagaaaccGTTCAATATACATCATTCGTTCATATATTTGTCAACATATcccataattaaaacattttaatacatacaaacatgCCTATTAAACAAAACTGTGGACGGTcataatattgtttgtgttgaCAACTTGACACATGTGATATGCACAGTTAATATTTGGCCAAATTTGTCAATGAAAGATATGTATGTTATGTTAgattgttataatatataatttcttataGTTGTAAACTGTTTTCACAATCTAACATTCTAATATCTATTCAGACTTCCATTGACTGATAACAAGTATACTTTTCACTAAATTGTacaacatgtttaatatttttatactacGGAATCGCATGCTTACTATAATTTTTGGTACAAAATATACTACGAGGGACAAGCgtctaattaaaaaaaacctcatATACCGCCACATTTTAAGTAAAGTAacattatttgacttaaacatttcaatacatttaaacagaCTTGGTCCCGTAAAAAATAGTTCTTTATCTACTTTTTTTCCGATTTCAATGGTACGAATGACATTCAAATAGCAGGTGTTATTCATCCTCtaatttattacatgtattacatattCTTTCATGTCTTAGTAAATGAGACTATATTCCTGTTTCAATATTCACTCCATGCTATGATACTAACTACGTTGTAAGAGTAAttctatatatgtttatattaatatgcgACAGATAATCTATCTCATAATTTACAAAGTTCCTATACAGCGAGGCTCTAGATTAGTTTCAAactctatttttttattaacagtgtccTTGACCCGAAGATACTGACAAAGGCATTTACATTAACAAATCTTTGTGCTAACCAATCATCATGACAACCAAAATAACAAAGCATATTCTTAAACATTGACACCCAGTTAATAATACATCTGGGATGACTTTCAACATCCTGAAGTAACACATTATACATAACCCTtgtgtatttcaaaattttatttcttaaaccaatatttaacaacatatgaTAGTCAATGCGAATACATATCACATTTTCCTAAcctaaataatgatatttatataatataacaattaaatacaaacgAGGTAAATGTTTACGATATATTATATTACCCAAATAATGATGTGGATATACTCACCTTTTATTTTAAACCGCAAACCTGTCTGCACCGGAAGCCCTTTACTGTCCTCAGCTGCGAAGAACACCGCATGACTTCCTTCTGGATACATTCCATTGGAGCGGAAATTCGCAGGAGTTGTTCTGTACCTTAAGGAGAacaaaaatgagttttaaaatcattgattgtACGTTTATACTTAGATTCACTAGTTTGGTTTAACCAGcatttgttgcagaaaatattgaacaaagtaaataagcatttgaaGTTCAGAAATGcgaaacatacatataaaaatagtgATGAAATGCATAAACAGTGAGTAAATCACAGAATTGAGAATTAACCATAATCGGTTTTACAAAGTCTCTcttctgttttcattgttaGAGATAAGGTGAGtacaataattgataaaaaaatctttcagGAATTGTTTAATACATTACTGTTGATACGAagtgattaaaataaacaaaaataacttgtaCAATATGAGTATTACGCAATTTTATGGTACTATgctataattataaaaaaaatatcttcgaCAAAAGTGGATTGAGAAATACACGGTACCGTGTatttgcgtgtgtgtgtgcgtgtgcgtgtgcgtgtgtgttgtGGGTGGGGGGGTGATAGTAATAAGAGGAAAGGGGAAAATAGGGGAAGAAAGAAGGGGACAGTAGTCACTCACAGTACTTAGGGATTGTGGGAATGCTCGTAATCGGTATGTGTTAGCGCTTAAAGCGTTTTGTACTAGatatgtatgtgtgtacatATTGGAAAATAGTCTTGTTTACATCTGACTGGAAATTTTTGTCGCCAAATAGCAAAAGTTGCAAAGTGACGTAAAATTGGGGTCTAAGGCTAGTAAGCCATGCGATTCTCTGGTCGGCAAATAGAGGACAAGTTAAAAAAAGTCATATAAATCTTCGATTTCTCCATAAACGACCGTCAATGatattctttaaaaacagaTGTTCATGTAAAGAACTACAGTGCATGCGAAGTCGTGCGTGTTGAATTGGTTTCAACATAAAATTGGTCTCAACGACCAGGGTATTTGTTATTGAGTGCATGTTTAAAGGAACAAAGCGATTGCGATTCCCTTGTTGATTCGTACAGAGAGTTCCATAACGAAATGGTTGAAGGAAGAAAGGATGAGGCGAATTGTTTATAGTTACATTAAATATTGCGTATATTGCGAGCGTTTCTAAATCTGTGTGTCGTTACATCACCAACATATGATGGCAACATGTCGTTTAAAAAAGAAGGTGCAAGTGAATGGTGCAtttaaaagagtaaaacaaattgTGTTTTATCGTCTAGATTCAAGGGGTTCGTGACCAGTTTCCCTTAAAGATTGTTAAGCGTCACCAAACTTCGTTGCTCCTGATATTATTCTAGCTGCTTCTGGATTCGTTCTAGATATTTAGTTTCAGTCTGAGTTATGTTGTCCAACACTATGGCGGGATATTCCAGAATTGGCctgataaatattttgtaaataatttccaATGATTTTCGATCGAGTGTCAACGTGAATTGCCTCATGATATGTTACGTTACAATGCCTTCTGTTAAAGGTGTTTATGTTTTCATGCCATGCTGCTTTCGATGATAATGTGATTCCAAGGTGCTTATGACTTTTGACTTCCTGGATTGGGACGCTGTTAATAAAGAGAGAAGGATGATATGACCTGTTATGTTTTCGTGAGATGAAAAGTGATTCGGTTTTAGATGGATTGAAAGTGAAAAGCCAAGTGAAAAGCCAACGTTAAGCCCATTCGTTTATCTTATGCAGGTCGGAATTAAGTTATAGCAGCTGCTCCAGGATCAATAGCAATATATAAAGTAGTTTCATCAGAAAAAAGCTTATTAGTGGATTTGATATCATTGGCAATGTCGTTCATATCGTTCATGAAATAAGAGTGGCCCCAGAAGTAATTATAAAACCAGTTGAGAAGGCGTCAAGAAATACCATTCTGTTGGAGTTTAGAAAGAAGTCCTTGATGCCTAACTCTATCAAAGGCTTTCGATATATCACAGAAATTGGCTCTTATTTATTTGCCTTGATCGTGAGCTTGACAAAATGAATGATAGACAGATGTACGTTTTTGACAGTGGAGTCGTTTGGGATGAAACAAGATTGAAATGACGTAATTCTTTCTAGAACTAGCAGAGATATAGGTCTGTAGTTTCCAACATTCTGGGGGTCATTTTTCTTACAGATTGCATAAAACATGTGCGAGTTTTCATTGTCGAGGGACCTTACTACTGCATCGAATGATTGAACAGTCCTGCTAAAGGAGTTGAGAGTTTTTTGGACACTTCTTTAAGAATTGTATCGTTTATAAGATCAGGTCCAGAGGCTTTACCGTTCTTAAGAATATGTAGAGCGTTAGACACTTCCTGTGGATTAATAACGATATCAGATAATAAGGCAGTGTCCCCATTGTTATAGATATTAGGAAGGTTTGCATTGGAGCTGTCGATATTATGTGATTGAAAATGTGTGTTAAGGATATTTGCTTTGTCATAGTTGTCCTCTTATATTTGGTAATTGTTTGTCAAAGTGGGGGTATTTTGTTTTGCGTTCGTAGGCTGCGTAAAAACTGCTTGATAGATTTCCaagttttttatgttgttccCGATGCTAATTTGTTGAAATGAGAGTGCTTTGCTGAGAGAAGtagatgatttgtttcatagcGTAACTGCTTATAGGTTGCCAGATGTGCCGGGTTCTTGGTTGTCTAGGCTCTCTTGTATGCCCTTTCAACGACGGATAATATGTTCAATAGATGATCGAATTTCGTTGTGAAACCAGGGGGTGTGATGTTCGAATTGTGACAGTTTTGTTTGGATACATGATCCCAGAAAAAAGAGCTGTTAAGTGAGATGTGTTGAAAAGACATCAATATCTTGATCAAAGCATGTATTCCAGTCATATAAAGAAATCTTATTACGAAGAAGTTCATAGTTTTCATCCGAATATTTCCATATTGTTCGCTTAAACGAAGTGTTAACTACTTAATTATACTTAAAACAACAGATTGGACAATGATAACGTATTGACTGGCCAAGAAAAGGTTCACCAACTCCAGATATTGGAATAAGCTCAGGTGACGATACTAAAATGAGGTCTATGGGAAATTGAGAATTTTCTGTGAAATGAGTGGCAACATGAATATTTGGTTGAAAGCTTTGGTATCAAGAATATCTTTAATTCCAGTATCAAACGCGAGACCAATTAACTGGTTGATGAGGTTCAAAATCATTGATTTTGCATTAGGTGGTCGATAGAATAGACCAAGAAGTATATGCTTATTTCTAAATATGATTTCAAGCCAAATAACTTCGATATCACCTAGTTCAAGATCAGTTCGACGAAATTCTGTTATGCTGTCCTTGACATAAACTAAGAGCCCACAAATTCTGCCTGAAGGACGATCTCGCCTGAAGGGAATACTGAAGATAGGAAAAAGTATATTGTGGGATGCAACACTGTCGATCAACCATGTTTCATTGAATGTCAATACATCATAGTGATTTAGCTCTGCAAAACGAAtatcttttttgtttataaaactttgAACATTGTAGTGAACCAGGGTAGATTTGGGTCTAATACCTCGTAGTTCGACGAACATGTCGAGAAGAAAATGAGGGACCCGGATTTTCGTGAATGTCGCAGGAGCGGATTAATACCATATTTAACCATGTCAACAGGTTAAAAGAGTTTAGGATTTTAGACCTTAAGTTCGTGATTGATAGTTTTCGAACAATTCCACACGTAGCCTATATGTGCAAATACCGACGTCCATCTTATTGCTGTGTGAAAAAGTGTAAAAAACTGTACAGTGGTATCCCTGAGAACTGAATGACAAAGGAGGGTTCGGAGAAGAAAGAAGAGACCCCTCTTCTTTCTTCTCCGAACCCTCCTTTGTCACTCTGTGCACTAATCTTTCCCAAAACCCGCATTCTTCCTCTATTACCCCAATAGAGGAAAAATGCGGGGTCGGGAAGAATTAGTGCACATTTTAAGATATGTTAAAGTAAGGGATAAAAGGTCTCTCGGTGgagaaatataaacaagttgATGGGATGATGATTTTACAATCAGCTGTCTTTAAAACTAAGaagtaataaaattaaaactggagataattgaaataacattttacaaattttaaatgtaaaaacttaATCCCAAGAGGATATAAGTCTCCTGATATCATAAAAGCTATTGATGGTTGCAATCACAGCTAATTCGGTCACACACGCCGATGATTGACAGGTGCCATGAGCTTTTGGTCAGGGAGTACAGACAGCGAGCAGACAGAGGTGATAGCTAAGAAGTAGATCATGGAATATTTAATAGTTATCACTTAAATGATTGGAATATTTCCTAGAAAAAAggaaagtgtttttgtttttgaatgaataTTATAAGTGTTGAAtttttgatttaataatttatctGATATTCTGATTATCATAGACATGCTCTTTaatttgagtttgttttttcttacaATGGTAAAAGATCATTTTTGAATATGTACCGTTACAATAATTCACACTAAAGAGCttttaataaaaggaaatgaagTCTTGAGTTTTTAAGCACATTAAAAGGGCGAGGAACATAACATAGCATAAACACTCACAGTTTCATGTTGAGGAACTTAAATGAATACTTGCGTAAAGTACAGAAATAGGGAATTTTTATGCCACAAAAGGTTACAAAAAATACTAATGATTTTACTTTATCATAGTGTATGCTACATGAACTTTATAGATAATAATATAGTTAAAtgtatatgcaatatatatgtacaaactATTTTctaagaagtaaacaaaaataattatatttgatagagTTATATAGAGTCATTGGTTtaataatgcatatttaaaacccTTTGCATCTATGACATACTTTAATTCCTTCGCGTCTTCCTTGTCATAAAATGTTGGCACAGTCCATGATACGGTCGCATTTGTTTTTCCGCTGCCGGCTATTATCGTACTCGTCGAATGAAGTCTTGCCGGTGTTTTAACGTACGGTGGTTTATTTTCTGGCGGGGGATCCTGTTTTCCTAGATAGTTTAATAATACCTACTTATAGTTTTAATATTGATGCATTCATCTTAATCATTCagcaattaaatatttgtaccagtgatatgtatttttttccaatgcATAGACAGgataaaaatacatcatttctGAAATTACGATTAAATGGTTTGTAAgcaaatggtaaaatattagTTTCCAACTAGGCAACCAGTCATCGTTTTAGGGTATTGGTTATAttatagtataaataaatttacCGCAAAGGAATATACATATTATGTCCACAACGAGTCCAACTGCAACACCAATGGCCCTACCGATCGGACCAAACACTCCCCCCACAAGACTACCTACTCCTGCGAATTCACCGAACCTTTTTTCGCGGTGGACCACCACTGCATTAAAACATAAAGTTAATAAtcatgttgatttaaaaaaaaaaactctctTCACATGAATGGCTATTTT encodes the following:
- the LOC128236633 gene encoding uncharacterized protein LOC128236633 isoform X3, whose amino-acid sequence is MMKETKLIRCISVTLLICLKIVLCSQSQNSILVGGCAIDSNVKVCQCTRDVLEIQRTRVMPFGVSCIVYDDNVEYNRSCYDNRNEVVVHREKRFGEFAGVGSLVGGVFGPIGRAIGVAVGLVVDIICIFLCGKQDPPPENKPPYVKTPARLHSTSTIIAGSGKTNATVSWTVPTFYDKEDAKELKYRTTPANFRSNGMYPEGSHAVFFAAEDSKGLPVQTGLRFKIKVIRCGSPPWPNTAN
- the LOC128236633 gene encoding uncharacterized protein LOC128236633 isoform X1, which produces MFTFIFCIVLLCFKNVYEVTIHQLPTTKLIRCISVTLLICLKIVLCSQSQNSILVGGCAIDSNVKVCQCTRDVLEIQRTRVMPFGVSCIVYDDNVEYNRSCYDNRNEVVVHREKRFGEFAGVGSLVGGVFGPIGRAIGVAVGLVVDIICIFLCGKQDPPPENKPPYVKTPARLHSTSTIIAGSGKTNATVSWTVPTFYDKEDAKELKYRTTPANFRSNGMYPEGSHAVFFAAEDSKGLPVQTGLRFKIKVIRCGSPPWPNTAN
- the LOC128236633 gene encoding uncharacterized protein LOC128236633 isoform X2 gives rise to the protein MRNSETKLIRCISVTLLICLKIVLCSQSQNSILVGGCAIDSNVKVCQCTRDVLEIQRTRVMPFGVSCIVYDDNVEYNRSCYDNRNEVVVHREKRFGEFAGVGSLVGGVFGPIGRAIGVAVGLVVDIICIFLCGKQDPPPENKPPYVKTPARLHSTSTIIAGSGKTNATVSWTVPTFYDKEDAKELKYRTTPANFRSNGMYPEGSHAVFFAAEDSKGLPVQTGLRFKIKVIRCGSPPWPNTAN